A genome region from Labilibaculum antarcticum includes the following:
- a CDS encoding DUF3108 domain-containing protein: protein MKFLASLKYRIFSRRTFMVLLLLMGTFGTNAQCVVKNFAFQSGEKLVFRGYYNWGFIWVAAGEVELSVETDQFQNKEVYKIKGEGRNTKAFDWFFKLRDTLTCYTDIKTLAPIYFDRRTHEAKYDAHHEYWFDYGKNQITSKIQKRDKPVKLDTLSNKPCTFDILSVAYYVRNIDFSKYKKGDKIPLSMLVDNEVHSLYIRYLGLETIKANSGERFECLKFSPLLVEGTMFNGGEDMTVWLSNDDNRIPIMVEAKVLVGSVKGLLESYDGLRNTKNSFFKDNKGNLDIAE, encoded by the coding sequence ATGAAATTTTTAGCCTCACTTAAGTATCGTATTTTTTCAAGAAGAACATTTATGGTTCTGCTTTTGCTGATGGGAACATTTGGTACGAATGCACAATGTGTGGTAAAAAATTTCGCCTTTCAATCGGGTGAAAAATTAGTATTTAGAGGATACTACAACTGGGGATTTATTTGGGTGGCTGCCGGTGAAGTAGAGCTGTCGGTTGAAACGGATCAATTTCAAAACAAAGAGGTTTATAAAATAAAAGGAGAAGGCCGAAATACAAAAGCATTTGACTGGTTCTTTAAACTTAGAGATACCTTAACCTGCTATACCGATATTAAAACTCTTGCTCCCATCTACTTCGACAGGCGAACACATGAGGCCAAATACGATGCGCATCATGAGTACTGGTTCGATTACGGAAAAAATCAAATCACCTCTAAAATTCAGAAAAGAGACAAGCCAGTCAAGCTGGATACCCTAAGCAATAAGCCTTGTACTTTCGATATTTTATCGGTGGCTTACTATGTGCGGAATATCGATTTTTCGAAATACAAGAAAGGTGACAAAATCCCTCTTTCGATGTTGGTTGATAACGAAGTTCACTCCCTGTACATCCGATATCTTGGATTGGAAACCATCAAAGCAAATTCGGGCGAACGTTTCGAATGCCTCAAATTCTCTCCCCTTTTGGTGGAAGGCACCATGTTTAATGGCGGCGAAGACATGACCGTATGGCTAAGCAATGACGACAACCGAATTCCGATTATGGTGGAAGCAAAAGTATTGGTTGGCAGCGTTAAGGGACTTTTGGAAAGCTACGACGGCTTGCGAAACACCAAAAATTCTTTCTTTAAGGATAATAAAGGGAATCTGGATATTGCGGAGTAA
- a CDS encoding MTH1187 family thiamine-binding protein, protein MSVLMEFAIFPTDKGDSVSKQVSKVIGLIRESGINYQLTAMGTLIETDELPEALALVNSCYEVLEKDSDRVYCTLTMDIQKNKHNRLTSKVESIENKIGKVKK, encoded by the coding sequence ATGTCAGTACTTATGGAATTTGCTATTTTCCCAACCGACAAAGGGGATAGCGTAAGCAAACAAGTTAGTAAGGTTATTGGGCTGATCCGCGAAAGCGGTATTAACTACCAGCTAACAGCAATGGGAACACTGATTGAGACTGATGAGTTACCGGAAGCTTTAGCGCTTGTAAATAGCTGCTACGAAGTTTTAGAGAAAGACTCGGATCGTGTTTATTGCACCCTAACAATGGACATTCAAAAAAACAAACACAATCGCCTAACAAGCAAAGTAGAATCTATCGAAAATAAGATTGGTAAGGTTAAGAAGTAA
- a CDS encoding MotA/TolQ/ExbB proton channel family protein, translating to MIDLFFQGGVSFMTVVMLTGIAAILWSLFSLIKFIKVGFITKRHLDAILFLGSLSFFIGILGQGIGLTDAFESIQGLSSVSPAAVARGIRVSMIAPLTGAILFSIAGIYWFILRYLNAKKQDN from the coding sequence ATGATCGATCTTTTCTTTCAGGGTGGTGTTTCATTCATGACAGTTGTCATGCTTACTGGAATTGCTGCTATTTTATGGTCTTTATTCTCATTAATTAAATTCATAAAAGTCGGTTTTATTACAAAACGACACCTTGATGCCATTTTATTCCTAGGTAGTCTAAGTTTTTTCATCGGTATTCTTGGACAAGGCATTGGTTTAACAGATGCTTTTGAATCCATTCAAGGTTTATCTAGTGTCTCACCAGCAGCAGTTGCTAGAGGAATAAGAGTTAGTATGATCGCTCCTTTAACAGGTGCCATCCTATTCTCAATCGCTGGGATATACTGGTTTATCTTACGATATTTAAATGCAAAAAAACAGGACAATTAG
- a CDS encoding serine hydrolase domain-containing protein produces the protein MKITQAILITFLFLTLSQIGFTQTHFDKVKLDEYFKVLEENNKFMGSIAVSKNGEIIYTKSIGLADVENNVKASENTKYKIGSISKSFTAVLVLKAVEEKKLDLNQTIDKWFPTITNAKKIAVKQLLSHRSGIHNFTNDSDYVTWNTQPKTEKEMVEIIEKGGSDFDPDSKAEYSNSNFVLLTYILEKTFIKSYSELLQEHIVKPIGLTNTYVFGKINTSNNECKSYRFVGSWKEQPETDFTIPLGAGAITSTPSDLTKFANALFGGQLLTTESLEIMKTVQEGYGSGLFQIPFYDSVGFGHTGGIDGFSSAYSHFPDDNISYALTSNGINTNNNDISIAVLSAVYDKPYEIPVFTTYNLTSEDLDKYLGVYTSNEIPLKIITTKDGNTLIAQGTGQPAFPLEATDKDKFKVDQVGAKFEFNPTEKTMILFHDGRRIKFTKE, from the coding sequence ATGAAAATAACACAAGCAATCTTAATAACCTTTCTATTTTTGACATTAAGCCAAATTGGCTTTACTCAAACACACTTTGACAAAGTAAAGTTGGACGAATACTTCAAAGTGCTTGAAGAAAATAATAAGTTTATGGGAAGCATTGCCGTTTCAAAAAACGGAGAAATTATTTATACAAAATCAATAGGACTTGCTGATGTTGAAAACAACGTGAAAGCATCTGAAAATACTAAATATAAAATTGGTTCAATTTCTAAATCCTTCACGGCAGTTTTAGTTTTAAAAGCAGTTGAAGAAAAAAAGTTAGATTTAAATCAAACTATTGACAAATGGTTTCCTACAATCACAAACGCAAAGAAAATAGCTGTAAAACAATTGCTAAGCCATAGAAGTGGAATACACAACTTTACAAATGACTCTGACTACGTGACTTGGAATACGCAACCAAAGACTGAAAAAGAAATGGTTGAAATAATTGAAAAAGGCGGTAGCGATTTTGATCCAGACAGCAAAGCAGAATACAGCAATTCAAATTTTGTACTGTTGACTTACATTCTTGAAAAGACTTTTATAAAATCGTATTCAGAATTGTTGCAAGAACACATTGTTAAACCAATTGGTTTGACAAACACTTATGTTTTTGGAAAAATCAATACAAGCAATAACGAATGTAAATCATACAGATTTGTTGGTTCCTGGAAAGAACAACCCGAAACAGACTTTACAATTCCGTTAGGTGCAGGTGCTATTACGTCTACACCAAGCGACTTGACAAAATTTGCTAACGCTTTGTTTGGTGGACAACTTTTGACTACTGAAAGTCTTGAAATAATGAAAACCGTACAAGAAGGTTACGGAAGTGGGTTGTTTCAAATTCCTTTTTACGATAGTGTTGGCTTCGGCCACACAGGCGGAATAGACGGTTTTAGTTCTGCATATTCTCACTTTCCTGACGACAATATTTCGTATGCCTTAACTTCAAACGGAATAAATACAAATAACAACGATATTTCTATCGCGGTTTTAAGTGCAGTTTACGACAAACCATACGAAATTCCGGTATTCACAACTTACAACTTGACTTCGGAAGACTTAGATAAATATTTGGGCGTTTACACTTCTAACGAAATCCCTTTGAAAATTATAACCACAAAAGACGGAAACACTTTAATTGCACAAGGAACAGGACAACCAGCATTTCCACTTGAAGCAACAGATAAAGACAAATTTAAGGTTGACCAAGTAGGAGCAAAATTTGAATTTAATCCAACAGAAAAAACAATGATATTATTTCATGATGGCAGGCGAATTAAATTTACGAAAGAATAA
- a CDS encoding Ig-like domain-containing protein gives MKKLAFKILLGFAVSTLLYACARRGIPTGGPLDYTAPKVTLTKPLNFSTNFKGGKVEIFFDEFVQFKEISENFTISPPLKKKPLVKLKGRSIYVKLEEKLRENTTYTLDFGKGIADNNEGNPLGEYQFVFSTGDLLDSLSIKGKLDNSFNQLPVEKAMVMAYLNTNDSVPYSVIPSYVAKTDSAGYFQLNNLSPGDYKLFSIVDGNRDFFYNGPGEMIGFNDDLITPSIHTFEQLDSITADSVAVRQVMTTEPTNIYIRMFDEENPLQYLTTYKRDRREKVYFEFNSKRTDSLTIDFIDVDENPDWFLLEKNRTNDTLSYWITDSTIYMRDTLLAKLEYLKTDSLGQLTNFIDTLKLNYKDPKKAKVSKHKKNQIQIKIPMYGFSLKTSSSQDLNKDVLLDFNEPLAKMNTDSIHFYQLQDTIQIPIEYTMEQDSANLLRYHVKIDWKSDTQYKVEFDSTAFLNIYGLYSDKYTGKIKTREQEYYGRILLNVSNVKKPTLVRLLKFSKSETVVQTKKIYSDQTVIFDYLDPETYMIKLVVDENDNGKWDTGNYKEGLQPEMVHYFRKEIKVRSYWDVEDRIFIPEGGPEVNFNQHLIDLEIKREKELKKALLKDAEKNKKKTRTKKNN, from the coding sequence TTGAAAAAATTAGCTTTTAAGATCCTTCTAGGATTTGCAGTTTCAACTTTACTATATGCTTGTGCCCGAAGAGGAATACCTACTGGAGGACCACTTGATTACACTGCGCCTAAGGTTACACTTACAAAACCCCTTAATTTCTCAACAAATTTTAAAGGTGGAAAAGTAGAAATTTTCTTTGATGAATTTGTTCAATTTAAAGAGATAAGTGAAAATTTCACAATTTCGCCACCACTAAAAAAGAAACCTTTGGTAAAATTAAAAGGTCGCTCTATTTATGTGAAATTAGAGGAGAAACTTCGCGAAAACACAACCTATACCCTCGATTTTGGGAAAGGTATTGCCGATAATAATGAAGGAAATCCTTTGGGAGAATATCAATTTGTTTTCTCAACCGGCGATCTTCTGGATTCACTAAGCATTAAAGGGAAATTAGATAATTCCTTCAATCAGTTACCCGTTGAAAAGGCGATGGTAATGGCTTATTTAAATACGAATGATTCTGTTCCCTACTCGGTAATTCCAAGTTATGTTGCCAAAACTGATTCTGCAGGTTATTTTCAACTAAATAATCTGAGTCCGGGAGACTACAAACTATTTTCAATTGTTGATGGAAACCGAGATTTCTTTTACAATGGTCCGGGCGAAATGATTGGTTTTAACGATGACCTAATTACCCCATCGATTCACACTTTTGAACAATTGGACAGCATTACTGCTGATTCTGTAGCTGTGCGACAGGTAATGACAACGGAACCTACAAATATTTACATTAGAATGTTTGATGAAGAAAATCCGCTTCAATACCTCACCACCTACAAAAGAGATCGCAGAGAAAAAGTGTATTTCGAATTTAATTCGAAAAGAACTGATAGTCTGACAATCGATTTTATTGATGTGGATGAAAATCCGGATTGGTTTCTGCTTGAAAAAAACAGAACAAATGACACTCTTTCCTACTGGATTACTGATTCGACGATCTACATGAGAGATACTCTGCTGGCCAAGCTGGAATACTTAAAAACAGACTCGCTAGGACAACTAACAAATTTTATCGATACACTAAAGTTAAACTATAAGGATCCTAAAAAAGCAAAGGTCTCGAAACACAAAAAGAATCAGATACAAATCAAAATTCCGATGTATGGCTTTAGTTTAAAAACCAGTAGTTCTCAGGATTTAAATAAGGATGTTCTTCTTGATTTTAATGAGCCTCTTGCCAAAATGAATACCGATAGCATTCACTTTTATCAACTGCAGGACACCATTCAAATACCCATTGAGTATACGATGGAACAAGATTCAGCTAACCTTCTTCGTTATCATGTGAAAATTGATTGGAAATCGGATACTCAATATAAAGTAGAGTTTGATTCCACCGCATTTCTCAATATATACGGATTATACAGCGATAAATACACAGGGAAAATTAAAACCCGAGAGCAAGAATATTACGGAAGAATATTACTGAATGTAAGCAATGTAAAAAAGCCAACACTCGTTCGACTCTTAAAATTTAGTAAGAGTGAAACCGTTGTTCAAACAAAAAAGATTTATTCCGACCAGACGGTTATATTTGATTATTTAGATCCCGAGACCTATATGATAAAACTAGTAGTTGATGAGAATGACAACGGGAAATGGGACACGGGTAACTACAAAGAAGGACTCCAGCCGGAAATGGTTCACTATTTCAGAAAAGAAATTAAAGTTCGTTCGTACTGGGATGTTGAAGATCGAATTTTTATTCCGGAAGGTGGACCAGAAGTTAATTTCAATCAGCATTTAATTGATCTTGAAATCAAACGAGAAAAGGAGCTAAAAAAAGCATTGCTGAAAGATGCTGAAAAAAATAAGAAGAAAACAAGAACCAAAAAGAACAACTAG
- a CDS encoding serine hydrolase domain-containing protein yields MKHLLLIFLTICSFISSETKIYSQNIDTQTSELNAWIDSTFTEALNSVHIAGASIVLMQGDSILHMNGYGVQNIESNIPVGSSSSIFGIASISKTFVGTAIMQLVEDGQLELDRDVNNYLKTFQLRYKFNDSITVKHLLTHTAGFDERNIGTAVRTEKDVISLSRYLKKRMPPQIRPAGEVITYSNHGYALLGLIVEEVSGLPFHEYVRKKILQPLEMNYSGYRSQAELKENYVTSYLQKDEQLIPYKPNFQLYYPAGSMSSTASDMGHYISMFLNNGHFKGIQILDSSTVVKMHQTAFRQYEKSENGWLLGFYESQWNGIRLVRHAGAIQGFVSELILIPEKNIGFFICANSSSMPNSNSRVFIDKFIYDLLPRLMPGSIVEKERTKVSTKIGSVDEPLEMFTGKYRSTRYAHTTLGKLATLIGFSLEIEIVSNDSTLEVVEWNDKLVPISDLTFHSKYDRYLAFGRNTKGEISYFFVDTFSFNKLKWYEPVKFQIYWMGGIILILLIFIITSVVRKLFVRKRNSHLLKKINFSLASLIVLFLAMLAFVLIKTDPQEFFYGIPLLIKMALVLPFLIIPLEFVSVYLLIKAFRYKELKTLGLIYQSVILVAALLFIPWLMYYNLIGFNY; encoded by the coding sequence ATGAAACATTTACTCCTTATATTTTTAACAATATGTTCTTTTATTTCATCTGAGACTAAAATATATTCTCAAAATATAGATACACAAACATCTGAATTAAATGCCTGGATCGATTCTACATTTACAGAAGCATTGAATTCTGTTCATATTGCAGGGGCTTCCATTGTTTTAATGCAGGGAGATTCTATTCTTCATATGAACGGTTATGGAGTACAAAATATTGAATCCAATATTCCTGTGGGTAGTAGCTCTTCTATATTTGGAATAGCCTCTATTTCAAAAACTTTTGTGGGTACAGCAATTATGCAATTAGTTGAGGATGGACAGTTAGAACTTGATCGTGATGTTAATAATTATCTCAAAACATTTCAACTTAGGTATAAATTCAACGATTCAATTACTGTAAAACATCTTTTAACGCATACGGCTGGTTTTGATGAACGCAATATTGGCACTGCAGTTCGGACTGAGAAAGATGTAATTTCCTTATCTCGATATTTAAAAAAAAGAATGCCACCACAAATAAGACCAGCTGGTGAAGTCATAACCTACTCCAATCATGGTTATGCCTTACTGGGGCTTATTGTTGAAGAAGTATCCGGATTGCCTTTTCATGAGTACGTCAGAAAAAAGATTTTGCAACCATTAGAAATGAATTATAGTGGTTATAGAAGCCAAGCCGAACTCAAAGAAAACTACGTTACCAGTTACTTGCAAAAGGATGAGCAATTAATCCCATACAAACCTAATTTTCAACTCTATTATCCCGCAGGTTCAATGAGCTCAACAGCATCAGACATGGGACACTATATATCTATGTTCCTGAATAATGGCCATTTTAAAGGAATTCAAATTTTAGATTCCTCAACGGTAGTTAAAATGCATCAAACAGCATTTAGACAATATGAAAAATCTGAGAATGGATGGCTTTTAGGTTTTTATGAATCGCAATGGAATGGAATAAGACTGGTAAGACACGCTGGTGCTATTCAGGGTTTTGTTAGTGAATTAATATTGATTCCTGAAAAAAACATAGGTTTCTTTATTTGTGCTAATTCTTCGAGTATGCCAAATAGTAATAGTCGAGTATTTATTGACAAATTTATTTATGATCTACTACCACGCCTTATGCCAGGTAGTATTGTCGAAAAAGAAAGGACAAAAGTATCAACTAAGATAGGTTCTGTAGATGAACCGTTGGAGATGTTCACCGGTAAGTATAGGTCTACTAGATATGCACATACAACTTTAGGTAAATTGGCTACTTTGATAGGATTTTCTCTCGAGATAGAGATTGTATCAAATGATAGTACACTTGAGGTAGTAGAATGGAACGATAAACTTGTTCCTATCTCCGATTTAACATTTCATTCAAAATATGACAGATACTTAGCTTTTGGCAGAAATACGAAAGGAGAAATTTCTTATTTCTTTGTTGACACCTTTTCATTTAATAAATTAAAGTGGTATGAGCCTGTTAAATTTCAGATTTATTGGATGGGTGGTATTATCCTAATTTTGTTAATTTTTATAATTACCAGTGTAGTGCGTAAACTATTTGTGCGCAAAAGAAATAGTCATTTGCTTAAAAAAATTAATTTTTCGCTTGCCTCTTTAATCGTTCTTTTCCTTGCAATGCTTGCTTTTGTTTTAATAAAGACAGATCCCCAAGAATTTTTCTATGGTATACCTTTGCTCATTAAAATGGCATTAGTATTGCCTTTTTTAATTATTCCATTGGAATTTGTTTCAGTATACTTATTGATAAAAGCCTTTAGATATAAGGAGCTGAAAACTTTAGGTTTAATTTATCAATCTGTAATTCTTGTTGCAGCTTTGCTTTTTATTCCTTGGTTGATGTATTACAATTTAATTGGATTTAATTATTAA
- a CDS encoding SurA N-terminal domain-containing protein, translated as MDDSLLFSVLKRNKFLETAANTHFDFVMLNVGVKEVLFALLAISKGYKCAVLAANDFQEFLHPIVDASASNSSLVLAFRNQFPHLILPDEYLNVKRNTSKWKKMLPGSVRDKDIAKYESALTTEEEDAVYIDKEFKISTNRLLLSLIKSAVQQGAVVLNHVDWEVQSKTELVLSDKFNPNSNSHSLNYNSLLSFSEIKETERKKEIHFYLSKKGLFLKRSLKFMIDGVLVRMVRYQDYFLIVCDSQTNNQLFVRELIQEINRLVKWDDEFSEDDIISSKIVETTGTDSLINQLETLAEIVKNKLSMSSSQLLKQIASIPVFDGNFEGKTEIQQLIEFGDYRFDEAKQTGVHPTPFKNMFYRFGSEIEELTEKAYELRPEFGPGNDLWVYVQFWYLYQNEMICTKEDYISRIRGEKPIIDSDLVASDDDIQKYFDLCAGKHVK; from the coding sequence ATGGATGACTCCTTGCTATTTTCCGTGTTAAAAAGAAATAAATTTCTTGAAACTGCAGCAAATACTCACTTCGATTTTGTGATGTTGAATGTTGGTGTAAAGGAGGTATTGTTTGCTCTTTTGGCTATTTCTAAAGGATATAAATGTGCTGTTTTAGCTGCAAACGATTTTCAAGAATTTTTACACCCAATTGTTGATGCTTCAGCGAGCAACAGCTCATTAGTCCTTGCATTTCGAAATCAATTTCCTCATTTAATTTTGCCCGATGAATATTTGAATGTAAAACGAAATACTTCGAAATGGAAAAAAATGCTTCCCGGAAGTGTGCGCGATAAGGACATTGCTAAATATGAATCAGCTCTTACAACAGAAGAGGAAGATGCTGTTTATATCGATAAGGAATTTAAAATCTCAACAAATCGTTTGCTGCTTTCGCTGATAAAAAGTGCCGTTCAACAAGGTGCCGTGGTTTTAAATCATGTAGATTGGGAAGTACAAAGCAAGACCGAACTTGTGCTCAGCGATAAGTTCAATCCAAATTCTAACTCGCATAGCCTAAACTATAATTCATTGCTCTCTTTTTCAGAGATAAAGGAAACAGAACGAAAGAAAGAGATTCATTTCTACCTGAGTAAAAAAGGCCTGTTTTTAAAAAGAAGTTTAAAGTTCATGATCGATGGGGTTTTGGTGAGAATGGTACGGTATCAGGATTACTTTTTGATTGTTTGTGATTCTCAGACAAACAACCAACTATTTGTTCGAGAGCTTATTCAGGAAATAAACCGATTGGTGAAATGGGACGATGAATTTAGTGAAGATGACATCATCAGTTCAAAAATAGTGGAGACAACTGGTACTGATTCATTAATAAATCAATTGGAAACGCTTGCTGAAATTGTTAAAAATAAGCTTTCAATGTCATCGTCTCAACTGCTTAAACAAATAGCTTCAATTCCCGTTTTTGATGGTAATTTTGAAGGGAAAACGGAAATACAGCAACTAATCGAATTTGGAGATTACCGTTTCGATGAGGCAAAACAAACAGGAGTGCATCCAACTCCGTTCAAAAATATGTTTTACCGATTTGGTTCCGAAATAGAAGAGCTTACCGAAAAAGCATACGAATTAAGACCTGAATTCGGACCCGGAAATGATTTGTGGGTTTATGTGCAATTTTGGTATTTGTATCAAAATGAGATGATTTGTACAAAAGAAGATTACATTTCACGAATTCGGGGAGAAAAACCGATAATAGATTCAGACTTAGTTGCTTCAGACGATGACATTCAAAAATATTTTGATTTGTGTGCGGGTAAACATGTTAAGTAA
- a CDS encoding sensor histidine kinase — MIITGLLVLVWNCSLEGIDPATIDVRFLQVGLFFIILVGVAYRQLQRSLKEQNLREQQDKIKIETELRLKEAELSLLKAQVNPHFLFNSLNSIYGLSLEKSEETPRMIMLLSEILDYTLYGCSSEFVPIYKELELVENYAAIQKGRFGDTIDLNINLEKGKLIHELISPLLLLPLVENAFKYTDRKDNEASVISISLNLDEDFCFRIKNPINYTEESKRHGGIGLENLRKRLELIYPNKFNLTIKKDERYFEVELRLMILNRELCEK, encoded by the coding sequence ATGATTATAACAGGACTTCTTGTTTTAGTATGGAATTGTTCACTTGAGGGAATAGATCCAGCTACAATCGATGTGCGTTTTCTGCAAGTGGGTTTGTTTTTTATTATTCTTGTTGGGGTTGCCTATCGCCAACTTCAACGAAGTTTAAAGGAACAAAATTTAAGGGAACAACAAGATAAAATAAAGATAGAGACTGAATTGCGATTAAAAGAAGCCGAACTGAGTTTGCTAAAAGCCCAAGTTAATCCTCATTTTTTATTCAACTCTTTGAATAGTATATACGGTTTGAGTCTTGAGAAATCGGAAGAGACTCCTCGTATGATTATGCTCTTGTCCGAAATTCTAGATTACACCTTATATGGTTGCAGTAGCGAATTTGTACCCATCTATAAGGAACTTGAATTGGTTGAGAATTATGCAGCTATTCAGAAAGGTCGTTTTGGAGATACTATTGATTTGAATATCAACTTAGAAAAAGGTAAGTTGATACATGAGCTTATATCACCTTTGCTGCTTTTGCCTTTGGTAGAAAATGCTTTTAAGTATACTGATAGAAAGGATAACGAGGCAAGTGTTATCTCTATAAGCCTTAATTTGGATGAAGATTTCTGTTTTAGGATTAAAAATCCAATTAACTATACTGAGGAATCAAAACGACATGGTGGAATTGGTCTAGAGAATCTTAGAAAACGCCTCGAATTGATTTACCCCAATAAGTTTAATCTGACCATTAAAAAGGATGAAAGGTATTTTGAAGTGGAATTGAGATTGATGATTTTAAATAGAGAGTTATGCGAAAAATAA
- a CDS encoding LytR/AlgR family response regulator transcription factor — protein sequence MRKIKCLLLDDEPIAIRIIERHLENFPEMEIVGCFNSAPAAMSFLRENEVDLIFSDIEMPQMNGLQFLKSLTKAPALIFTTAYRNYAVEAFDLDVVDYLMKPISLERMARAINRYHDREDAQSESIVAKFVAEEIINLKVDKKIVRLALDKIDYFESFGDYAICRHDGGKLVTRETLAHLLELLPSDRFIRIHRQFIVPLAKIESISGNTVHLKEKELPVGRSYRSALKVKMNL from the coding sequence ATGCGAAAAATAAAATGCCTTCTACTAGATGATGAACCCATTGCCATTCGCATAATCGAAAGGCATTTGGAGAACTTCCCAGAAATGGAAATTGTGGGGTGCTTTAATTCTGCCCCTGCGGCTATGAGTTTTCTTAGAGAGAATGAGGTTGACTTAATCTTTTCAGATATTGAAATGCCTCAGATGAATGGTTTGCAGTTTTTAAAGTCTTTAACCAAAGCGCCAGCTCTTATTTTCACTACGGCTTATCGAAATTATGCGGTTGAAGCATTCGATTTAGATGTGGTTGATTACCTGATGAAACCAATTTCCTTAGAACGAATGGCGCGTGCCATAAATCGTTATCACGATAGGGAAGATGCACAGTCTGAATCAATTGTCGCAAAATTCGTTGCAGAAGAGATTATTAATTTGAAAGTTGATAAAAAGATAGTGCGTTTAGCTTTAGATAAAATTGATTATTTCGAAAGTTTTGGTGATTATGCCATTTGCAGACATGATGGAGGAAAACTTGTCACCCGAGAAACTCTTGCGCATTTATTAGAACTCCTTCCATCAGATCGATTTATTCGCATACATCGCCAGTTCATCGTTCCTTTGGCAAAAATTGAATCCATATCTGGAAACACAGTTCACCTTAAAGAAAAGGAATTGCCTGTAGGTCGTTCTTACCGAAGTGCACTCAAAGTTAAAATGAACTTATAG